GATGGCACCGACAAAATTCAGGGAGACGCCGGTCAGGAAATGGTCGCACGCATTGTACAGCTTGGCGAAGATGTCCTTGGCCGATTTTTCATTTTTGGCCATGTTGACCACGATATGAAATTTGTCCACGCCGTGTTTGAGTTTCAAAACCTTGATGAGGGCGTATGCGTCGGTGAGAGATGTCGGCTCCGGCGTGACGACCACCAGGCGTTCCTGGGCCGCGAGGTTGAAATAGAGCACATTGTCGTTGATGCCCGCGCCCGTGTCCACGATCAGAAAATCGATGCTGTCTTCCAGAACGTCCATGGCTTCGAGGAGTTCGAGTTTCTGGCCCGTGGACAGGGACAGCATTTCGCTTACTCCGCTGGCTGCGGGCAGGATGGAAAACCCGTACTGCGTGGGGTGCAGGATGTCGCTTAAGGACACTCCCTCGTGGAAGACATGGAAAAGATTCCGCTCCGGGGTCAGGCCCAGCACGACGTCCACGTTGGCCAGCCCAAGGTCCGCGTCAAGAATGACGCATCGCCGCCCAAGCTTGCTCAGGCACAGGGCGAGATTGACGGAAACGTTTGTCTTGCCGACGCCTCCCTTGCCGGAGGTGACCGAGATTACAATGGGGAGAGAGGAGCTCATGCTGTGTCCGGGATAAAAAATGTTTAGTTGGTTGCTTCGGGCAGTTCATGCCGCAGCAAGAGTTTCCAGACATCCTGGTCCTTGGGTTGGGCCAGGGAGTTCTTCAGATCCGGCCCCATGGAAAAAAGAGAGATCGGCAGGCCGGTGTTGTTGGCCTGATTGATTATTTCCCCATAATTACAGGCTTCATCAAGCTTCGTCCAGATAATGCTGGCTGCCGAGGCGGAGCGGAATCTGGACACGAACGCGTCCATCTGCGTGGGGGCGAAAAGCGGGCTCAGGACCAGATGCACATGGCAGGCCGGCAGCTTGCCCCCGGAAACATCCTGCAGCCAGGAATCAAGCTGCTGATGGGCAGGCAGGCCCGGCAGGTCAAGCAGGACGAGGTCATGAGCTCTGGCGTCGCGCTCAAGGCTTTCCCAGTGGGCGGAGTTGTCGAGCTCCCGGTAGGACAGGCCCGAGAGCTCCGTGTAATGGCGCAGGTAAAGCCTGCCTTTGCCCTGGGAGCGATCGGCGTTGACCACCAGAATGCGCGCCTTCGGGCGTGATTTTTTCAGGGACAGGGCCAGGCGCAGGGTGGTGCTGGTCTTGCCGCTGCCAAACGGTCCGGTCAGAAGGTGGAACTTGTGCGACCAGTTCGTATCGAACCACGGGCTGAGGCTGACCATGCCGTTCATGACGGACAGGGTGGGCGCGTCGGGGGCGTGGCGGAATTTTTCCCACAGATCGATCAGCACGTCCTCTTTCACTCCTTCCCGTTCCAGGTACTCGAAAACCAGCTGCTGGCGCGGAGTCAAAAGCTGCATGTCCATCTGGGGCTTTAAGACGGCCATGAGCTGTTTGCGCAGTCTGGACCACTCCTCGCGCAGGCAGCTGGCATCATTCTGGGCCAGGAGGGGCATGACTGTCTCGGAGACGGCCGTCTGCTCCTGCGGTATATCAAGGGCCGCCATGATCTCGTAGCAGGTCGCGCCTTTGCGGGTCTGTTTCTGGTTGCTCAGGATGATGGCGTCGGGACCAAGTTCGCTTTTGATCCGGGCCATTATTTCCGAGGTGCTTTTTCCGGTGAATGTTTTGACCTGCATCTTAGATTTCCACCATGGCTACGGATTCGAGTCTGATGTCCGCCGGTATTTCCGCCTGCGAGATGACAGGCATGGTCGGCAAAAAACGGGCCAGGAGCTGGGACAGGTGCTGGCGGATGAGCGGGGAGGTCAGCAGCACGGGCTGCCCTTCGGCCACGATGCCCTTTTCCGCCGCCTTGTTGATGGCCTGGATGATTTTGTGCGCGATGCCCGGCTCCATGGCCAGATACGAGCCGTTGTCCGTGCGCTTGATGCTCTCCTGAAACGTGTTCTCTATCGACGGCGACAGGGAGATGATGGGCAACAGGTTGCCGGTACCCAGATACGGCTTGATGATGGTGCGGGAAAGGCGTTGACGCGCAAACTCCGTCAGCTGATCCGCGTCTTTCACGGAATGACCGTAGTCGGCCAGGCACTCCACGATGGACAAGAGGTCGCGGATGGACACATTTTCGCGGACCAGGTTCTGCAATACCTTTTGCAGCACGCCAAGTGACAGGACGCCCGGCACCAGCTCTTCCACAACCTTGGGCGCGCGCTGGGACAGGTTGTCCAGCAGGGCCTGAACTTCCTGGCGGCCCAGGAATTCATGCAGGTTCTGCTTGAAGACCTCGGTCAGGTGCGTGGCGATGACCGTGGACGGGTCGACCACCGTGTAGCCGGCCATGACGGCCTCGTCCTTTTTGGCGTCGGGAATCCACAGCGCCGGAAGGTTGAAGGCCGGCTCCAGGGTTTCGATGCCCTTGATGGCATGGCGTGCGTCGCCGGGGTCCATGGCCAGGAAATGGTCGATCATGATCTCCGCCGAAGCCACCCGGTTGCCCTTGATCTGGACCACGTACTCGCCGGGTTTGAGCTGCAGGTTGTCGCGCAGATGCAGTGACGGCACGATGACACCCATGTCGAGGGCGAACTGGCGTCGGATGGAGCGGATACGGGCCAACAGGTTGCCGTTCTGGTCTTCGTCCACCAGCGGGATCAGGCCGTAGCCCACTTCGAGTTCCATGATGTCGAGCGGCAACAGGGCCTGCACTTCTTCCGGGCTGTCGGGCGCACCGCCTTTCTTCTTTTTGTCGGTTTCCGGCAGCTTGTTTTCGGCCTTGATGCGGTCGGCGAACAGCGCCACCATGAAGAGTACTGCGGAGAGGGTCATAAAGGCCACGGTAGGCATGCCCGGGACTATGGCGAAGAGCAGCAGTACGCCGGAGACCAGCCTGAGGGCCTTGGGGTGGTTGGTCAGCTGGCCGATGAATTCCTCGCCCATGCGCGCTTCGGCCGCCGCCCGGCTGACAATCAGGCCGGCCGCGGTGGAAGTGATGAGCGACGGGATGGTCGAGACCAGACCGTCGCCAATGGTCAAGAGGGAAAAGGTCTGGGCCGCTTCCATCCAGCTCATGTCTTTTTGCAGCACGCCGATGAAGATGCCGCCCACGATATTGATGAACGTGATGAACATGCCCGCGTTGACGTCTCCGGAGACGAACTTGCCTGCGCCGTCCATGGCGCCGTAGAAGTCCGCCTCCCGGCGCAGGTTCTCGCGTTGCTTGATGGCTTGCTGTTCGTCGATGAGTCCGGCGTTCAGATCGGCCTCGATGGCCATCTGCTTGCCGGGCATGGCGTCCAGGGTGAAGCGGGCCGCGACTTCGGCGATGCGGGTCGTGCCGGCCACGATGACGGTCTTGTTCAGGATGAAGAGGATCAGAAAAATAACTGCGCCGATGGCAAAATTGCCCCCGACCACAAATTGTCCAAAGGCTTCGATGACTTTGCCCGCGGCGGCAGTTCCCTGGTCTCCATTGAGCAGGATGAGCCTGGTCGAGGCCACGTTCAGCGCCAGTCGCAGGAGCGTGGTCACGAGCAGGACCGACGGGAAGATCGAAAATTCCAGGGGCGAGGTCATGAACATCGAGGTGATGAGGATGACCAGCGAGAAAGAGATGGAGAAAGCCAGGAGAATGTCGAGAATGATGGTCGGCAATGGCACCAGCATGACAAAGAGGGTCATGACAACGCCGCCGGCCAGCAGGATGTCTCCCTGGCGGGTAAAGCGTTTGTAATTGATGGTCATGGCCTCGGTGCGTGTAGCCATTATTTTGACGTCCTTGCCGCGGAAGTTCAGCGCGGGTGCTGTTTGGTTTTGTATATCTGGGCTAGGATGGCAGCCACTGCCTGGTAGAATTCTTCCGGAATCGTGTCTCCGACTTCGATCACCTTATACAAGGCGCGTGCCAGGGGCTTGTTTTCACGAATGGGCACATTGTTTTCTCGGGCAATGTCCTTGATGCGTTGGGCAACGGCGCCGGCGCCCTTGGCCAGAACCATGGGGGCCGGGGCTTCCATGGCGTTGTAGCGGATGGCGATGGCCAGATGGGTTGGGTTGGTGATGACCACGTCGGCTTTGGGCACGTCTTGCATCATGCGCCGCATCATCACCGCCATCATTTTCTGGCGCTGTTTGTTCTTGATGGCCGGGTCGCCTTCGGCCTGCTTGCGTTCATCCTTGACCTCGCTCTTGGTCATCTTCAGGTTTTCCGCATAGTCCCAGCGGGTATAGAGAAGGTCCGCGATGCCGATCAGGATCATGGGCGTGAGCGCGTAATAGAACATGGTCTGCCCGGATTTGAGGACGTAGGCCGCGATGCTTTCGGCTGACTGGTAGAAAAGCGGAATGACTTCCCCGAAGGCCTGTTTCAAAACGATATACGGGCCGAGTGCTACGGCCGCTGCCATGAAAATGCTTTTGGCCAGACGGACAAAGGTCTGCTTGCTGATGAGGAGTTTCTTGAGGCTGGACAAGACGTTGAACATCTGGAATTTCGGCTTGAAAACCTTTGGCGCCCAGAGCTGGCCGACCTGCAGTCGGACGGTGATGAAGGCGGCGACCGCGATGACGATCATGATGGGCAGGACCATGAGAGAGATGCTGTAAAGGCAAGTGTTGAACAGGGTATAGACTGAGGCGGGGGTCAACTCGAAGGCAAAGCCTTCGGTAAAGAACCAGTGCATCAGATTTTCGATTTCGGTGCGGATGGTGCCGAGATAGAGTTGCAGCATGAGCAGGCCGAAGAGCAGGGTCAGGGGCTTGGGCAGCTCCTGGCTTTTTGGTACATTCCCCTCGCCTCGAGCTTTGTTGCGTCGTTTGGGGGTGGCGTTTTCGGTGCGGCTTGGATCGTGTTGTGCCATGACTACCTAGCGCATCGCGCCGATGAGTTGTGAGAAGAGCAGCGGCATGCGGGACACAAAGCCCTCCATGTGCAGGCTGATGATTTCGAAGATGATGCTCAGGAACAGAAAGCCGACGCTGATCTTAATGGGAAAACCGATAATGAGCACGTTCATCTGCGGAGACGCGCGTGAAATCAGGGCCAAGGCCAGGTCCACCAGGAGGATGGCCGCGATGACCGGGGCACCGATCTGGATGGCCAGAACAAAAATCTGACCCGACAGGGCGAATATCTGCGCCGTCAGCCGCGGGGAAATGAGAATGGAGCCGGGCGGGAGCAGGTCGAAACTTTTCATCAGGCCGCTCAGTAAATACAAGTGCCCGTTGATGGACAGGAATGTCAGCAAACTGACCATGTACATGAAGTGCGCCGTGACCGCCTCCGAAGCACCGGAATCGGGGTCCACCACGTTGACCATGGCAAAGCCCATTTGGAAGCCGATGAGTTGGCCGCCGGTCTGGATCGCGGCGAAGACGAAGCGGATGACCATGCCAAGGATGAGGCCAAGCAGGAGCTCCGCGCCAAACATGACGGCCAGGGCAAAGGGATGGCTCGGCATTTGGGCGCCAATGAGGGGGAGTCGCGGCCACAGGGCCAGGGTCAGGGTCAGGCAGAGCGCGGCCTTGGCTGTGGCCGGCAGGGTCTGGCCGCCAAAAAACGGCATCAGAAAAAGAATGAGGCTTATGCGCATTAGCGCAAAGAGAAAGGTCAGAAAGACGTTAGGGTCGAGGGAGAAGAGGTCCATGGAGAGGAGCAAAGCAAAACGCGGACCAGAAAAAGACCGCGTTTGCCCCCGGGCCCGGTGATGGCCCCCGGAGGCCGGCCCGGAACCATCTCAGATCATGCCGGGCCAGGACTCCAGTTGCCAGCGGCGCAGGGCGTTGAACATGTTGGTGCGGATGCGCTTGTCCCCTCCGCAGAGCGTCAGGGCCTGATTCAGGGTCTGGCTGCGGGCGGTCTTGTCCTTGGAAGGGCAGTCGTTTTCCCAGACCGGGAGCTTCCACTGTCTGCAGGCCTGCGTAATGGTGGCCTTGTCCAGCAGGAGCAGGGGGCGGATGAGGGTCAGCTTTCCGCCGAAATAGGATTCCTTGGGCACCAGTCCGTAGATCTTGCCGGTTTTGAGCATGTTCATGAAAAAGGTGGAGACCAAGTCGTCGGTATTATGACCGAGGGCCAGATGGGTCAGGTTGTAGTGTCGGCAGATGTCAAAAAAGCGTTTGCGCCGATGCCAGGCGCAGAAAAAACAGGGGGATTTCTTGCGGTTTTCCGCAGAGTGCGCCCTGGGGCCGAAGTCCGTGGTCTCCAGATGTCCGGGCACGCCGTTCGCGCGCATCCAGTCCGCCAGGGGCGCGTGGCTCGTTTCGTCAAAGCCGGGGTTCAGGTGGATGACGAACAGTTCGACGGGAAAGGGTATGATGCGTTGACGCATGACCATGACCTGCAGCATGACCCAGCTGTCGATGCCGCCGGAAACGGCCAGTCCGATGCGCGCTCCCGGCCATGCCATGCCGGTCTGCTGCATGATCTTGCCGGCCTGTCCGAGGCAGAACTGCTGCGCGTATTTGAGTCTTCCCCATTGGGCCATGTCTTCATCCTGGGTTGAAGTATCGGGGGCGGGTCCGCTTACGAGGATTTGACAGATCCTCGGCGAGTATTATGACCCCTCAAGAGCGCACGGTTGTTACAAAGCGCAGCGGGCCGTGTAAAGGGTTCTGGAAGCGCGGTAGCGAATTGTGTGTTGACAGTGCCTAGGGGTTATACGTAGCATGAAATGTTATTCCCGACTCGACTTTTTAGAGCGCGGGACTTTTTGTCGTTTATTCACACATTTATATACATTTTTCGGAGGTGCGATGGCCAGAATTACCGTTGAAGATTGCTTGGAGAAGGTCAACAACAGATTTCTGATCGTGCAGATGGCCATTAAGCGGGTCAAGCAATATCATGAAGGATACGAACCTCTTGTTGCCAGTAAGAACAAGGAAATCGTGACCGCTCTCAGAGAAATTGCCGAAGGAAAGGTTCTGCCCGACGTGGCGCGGGTTGAGGATTTGAGTTTTGAAGCTGACGATCAGGATGAATAATGGCTGACAAGCGTGATTATTACGAAGTGCTCGGTGTAGGCCGCAGCGCCTCGGCGGACGAAATCAAGAGTGCCTACCGCAAGATGGCGTTGCAATTCCATCCGGACCGCAACCCCGACAACCCGGAGGCCGAGGACAAGTTCAAAGAAGCTGCGGAAGCATACGAAGTTTTGGGGGACGCGGGCAAGCGCGCCCAGTACGACCGTTTCGGCCACGCCGGCATGAACGGCCAGGGTTTCGGGGATCATTTTCATTCTTCCGAAGACGTGTTCAGCGCCTTTGGTGATATTTTCGGGGATTTTTTCGGCTTTGGCGCTGCTGCCGGCGGTCGCAGGCGGCCCCGTGCAGGGGCTGATCTGCGCTACAACCTGACCATTTCCTTTCGGGATGCGGCCAAGGGTACGGAGGTCGACCTCAACATTCCCAAGAAGGAAGTCTGCTCCGAATGCTCCGGGTCGGGTTCCGCTCCCGGACACTCCGCTGAAACCTGCCAGCATTGTCGTGGCCAGGGCCAGGTGACCCAGAGCCAGGGCTTTTTCCGGATTTCCGTGCCCTGTCCGGTCTGCCGGGGTGAAGGCAAGGTCGTCACCCATCCGTGCGCCAAGTGCCGCGGCCTGGGTATCGTGCAGGTCAACAAAAGTCTCAAAGTGCGTATTCCCGGCGGCGTGGACAACGGCAGCCGTCTGCGTCTGCGCGGCGAGGGCGAATCCGGAGATTTCGGCGGTCCGCACGGCGACCTGTATGTGGTCATTTATGTCGAAGAAGACAAGATATTCACCCGCCGGGGCCAGGATCTGGTCATTGTGGCCGACATCTCCATCGTGCAGGCCATACTTGGCGCCAAGATAGAGGTTCCGACCCTTGATGAGCCCGTGACCCTGGAGATTCCCAAGGGTACGCAGTCCGGCAAGATTCTGCGCATAAAAGGTATGGGTTTGCCGCATCTGGGCAGCACCCAGAAGGGAGACCTGTTGGTGGAGGTTTCCGTGCGCATCCCGACCAAGGTGACCAAGAAACAGGAAGAGCTCTTGCGCGAGTTCGACAAGCTCGAAGAGAGCCGTCCTCTGAACAAGGTCAAGGATTTCTTCAAGAAAGCCATGGGCGATTAATAAGCATTTATGAACCGAGCAGGCCGGAAGCGCATGTTTCCGGCCTTTTCTTTTGCGGGGGGCAAGATGGATGAGAAGCTGACACATATCGACGAGGCCGGAAACGTGGTCATGGTGGACGTGGGTGACAAGGCGGATACCAAGCGGCGCGCAGTGGTGCGGACGAAGGTTCTGCTCAACGAGCGCACCTTCGGCCTGTTGACCAGGAACGCCCTGCCCAAGGGCGACGTGTTGACCACGGCCAAAGTGGCCGGGATAATGGCCGCCAAGCGCACCTGGGAACTCATTCCCATGTGCCATCCGCTGTTGCTCTCTAAGGTGGATGTCACGCTCACCCCCGTGCCCGCCGATTTGTCTATTGAGATCGAGGCCGAGGCGCGGACCACCGGCCCCACCGGCGTCGAAATGGAGGCGCTCATGGCCGCCCAGGTTGCGGCCATGACCATCTATGACATGTGCAAGGCCGTGCAACGCGACATCCTGATCACGGATTGTCGGCTTACGCACAAAAGCGGTGGAAAAAGCGGCGAGTTCAACGCCGAGTAGTTTGCCGGCTTTTCAGGCATTATGTTTACGCGTTCCGGATTTTCGGGGCGCGTTTTTTTGCAGGCAAGGGCATGATCATCGTCAACGATACACTTTGGCTTTCATGACAATACAAGGAAAATTCGTGAATTCGGAAATACGCATCAAGGACACTTCCGCCAATCCGGCCCCCCTGGGCCTGGTGGGATTCGGGCTGACCACAATCCTGCTCAATATCCACAACGCCGGGCTTTACCCGAACAATTCCATGATCCTGGGCATGGGCATCT
This DNA window, taken from Desulfomicrobium sp. ZS1, encodes the following:
- a CDS encoding MinD/ParA family protein, with the translated sequence MSSSLPIVISVTSGKGGVGKTNVSVNLALCLSKLGRRCVILDADLGLANVDVVLGLTPERNLFHVFHEGVSLSDILHPTQYGFSILPAASGVSEMLSLSTGQKLELLEAMDVLEDSIDFLIVDTGAGINDNVLYFNLAAQERLVVVTPEPTSLTDAYALIKVLKLKHGVDKFHIVVNMAKNEKSAKDIFAKLYNACDHFLTGVSLNFVGAIPQDKAVRQAVIQQQPFCSLSPDTDASLAMQRIARNVAQWAPQDHLDGNIKFFWKKLLFAE
- a CDS encoding flagellar biosynthesis protein FlhF; its protein translation is MQVKTFTGKSTSEIMARIKSELGPDAIILSNQKQTRKGATCYEIMAALDIPQEQTAVSETVMPLLAQNDASCLREEWSRLRKQLMAVLKPQMDMQLLTPRQQLVFEYLEREGVKEDVLIDLWEKFRHAPDAPTLSVMNGMVSLSPWFDTNWSHKFHLLTGPFGSGKTSTTLRLALSLKKSRPKARILVVNADRSQGKGRLYLRHYTELSGLSYRELDNSAHWESLERDARAHDLVLLDLPGLPAHQQLDSWLQDVSGGKLPACHVHLVLSPLFAPTQMDAFVSRFRSASAASIIWTKLDEACNYGEIINQANNTGLPISLFSMGPDLKNSLAQPKDQDVWKLLLRHELPEATN
- the flhA gene encoding flagellar biosynthesis protein FlhA, with translation MATRTEAMTINYKRFTRQGDILLAGGVVMTLFVMLVPLPTIILDILLAFSISFSLVILITSMFMTSPLEFSIFPSVLLVTTLLRLALNVASTRLILLNGDQGTAAAGKVIEAFGQFVVGGNFAIGAVIFLILFILNKTVIVAGTTRIAEVAARFTLDAMPGKQMAIEADLNAGLIDEQQAIKQRENLRREADFYGAMDGAGKFVSGDVNAGMFITFINIVGGIFIGVLQKDMSWMEAAQTFSLLTIGDGLVSTIPSLITSTAAGLIVSRAAAEARMGEEFIGQLTNHPKALRLVSGVLLLFAIVPGMPTVAFMTLSAVLFMVALFADRIKAENKLPETDKKKKGGAPDSPEEVQALLPLDIMELEVGYGLIPLVDEDQNGNLLARIRSIRRQFALDMGVIVPSLHLRDNLQLKPGEYVVQIKGNRVASAEIMIDHFLAMDPGDARHAIKGIETLEPAFNLPALWIPDAKKDEAVMAGYTVVDPSTVIATHLTEVFKQNLHEFLGRQEVQALLDNLSQRAPKVVEELVPGVLSLGVLQKVLQNLVRENVSIRDLLSIVECLADYGHSVKDADQLTEFARQRLSRTIIKPYLGTGNLLPIISLSPSIENTFQESIKRTDNGSYLAMEPGIAHKIIQAINKAAEKGIVAEGQPVLLTSPLIRQHLSQLLARFLPTMPVISQAEIPADIRLESVAMVEI
- the flhB gene encoding flagellar biosynthesis protein FlhB, with the protein product MAQHDPSRTENATPKRRNKARGEGNVPKSQELPKPLTLLFGLLMLQLYLGTIRTEIENLMHWFFTEGFAFELTPASVYTLFNTCLYSISLMVLPIMIVIAVAAFITVRLQVGQLWAPKVFKPKFQMFNVLSSLKKLLISKQTFVRLAKSIFMAAAVALGPYIVLKQAFGEVIPLFYQSAESIAAYVLKSGQTMFYYALTPMILIGIADLLYTRWDYAENLKMTKSEVKDERKQAEGDPAIKNKQRQKMMAVMMRRMMQDVPKADVVITNPTHLAIAIRYNAMEAPAPMVLAKGAGAVAQRIKDIARENNVPIRENKPLARALYKVIEVGDTIPEEFYQAVAAILAQIYKTKQHPR
- the fliR gene encoding flagellar biosynthetic protein FliR; this translates as MDLFSLDPNVFLTFLFALMRISLILFLMPFFGGQTLPATAKAALCLTLTLALWPRLPLIGAQMPSHPFALAVMFGAELLLGLILGMVIRFVFAAIQTGGQLIGFQMGFAMVNVVDPDSGASEAVTAHFMYMVSLLTFLSINGHLYLLSGLMKSFDLLPPGSILISPRLTAQIFALSGQIFVLAIQIGAPVIAAILLVDLALALISRASPQMNVLIIGFPIKISVGFLFLSIIFEIISLHMEGFVSRMPLLFSQLIGAMR
- a CDS encoding tRNA 2-thiocytidine biosynthesis TtcA family protein, which gives rise to MAQWGRLKYAQQFCLGQAGKIMQQTGMAWPGARIGLAVSGGIDSWVMLQVMVMRQRIIPFPVELFVIHLNPGFDETSHAPLADWMRANGVPGHLETTDFGPRAHSAENRKKSPCFFCAWHRRKRFFDICRHYNLTHLALGHNTDDLVSTFFMNMLKTGKIYGLVPKESYFGGKLTLIRPLLLLDKATITQACRQWKLPVWENDCPSKDKTARSQTLNQALTLCGGDKRIRTNMFNALRRWQLESWPGMI
- the rpoZ gene encoding DNA-directed RNA polymerase subunit omega; amino-acid sequence: MARITVEDCLEKVNNRFLIVQMAIKRVKQYHEGYEPLVASKNKEIVTALREIAEGKVLPDVARVEDLSFEADDQDE
- the dnaJ gene encoding molecular chaperone DnaJ, with protein sequence MADKRDYYEVLGVGRSASADEIKSAYRKMALQFHPDRNPDNPEAEDKFKEAAEAYEVLGDAGKRAQYDRFGHAGMNGQGFGDHFHSSEDVFSAFGDIFGDFFGFGAAAGGRRRPRAGADLRYNLTISFRDAAKGTEVDLNIPKKEVCSECSGSGSAPGHSAETCQHCRGQGQVTQSQGFFRISVPCPVCRGEGKVVTHPCAKCRGLGIVQVNKSLKVRIPGGVDNGSRLRLRGEGESGDFGGPHGDLYVVIYVEEDKIFTRRGQDLVIVADISIVQAILGAKIEVPTLDEPVTLEIPKGTQSGKILRIKGMGLPHLGSTQKGDLLVEVSVRIPTKVTKKQEELLREFDKLEESRPLNKVKDFFKKAMGD
- the moaC gene encoding cyclic pyranopterin monophosphate synthase MoaC; amino-acid sequence: MDEKLTHIDEAGNVVMVDVGDKADTKRRAVVRTKVLLNERTFGLLTRNALPKGDVLTTAKVAGIMAAKRTWELIPMCHPLLLSKVDVTLTPVPADLSIEIEAEARTTGPTGVEMEALMAAQVAAMTIYDMCKAVQRDILITDCRLTHKSGGKSGEFNAE